One Bemisia tabaci chromosome 7, PGI_BMITA_v3 DNA window includes the following coding sequences:
- the LOC109029578 gene encoding protein phosphatase 1L isoform X2, translating to MGIFQRSWADLISYSFKAMDPINVFRSSCLIGLKYIKGDIIDYEKLLNDVILSTDEALMKASKAAKEDSGTTALIAILEGSQLIVANVGDSRGVMCDATGNAVPLSFDHKPNRVECS from the exons atgggcatatttcagagaagttgggccgatttgatatcatactcctttaaagcgatggatccaataaacgtgttcaggtcatcatgccttatag GTCTGAAATATATCAAAGGAGACATCATTGACTACGAAAAGCTTTTAAACGACGTGATCTTATCAACAGACGAAGCTTTAATGAAAGCATCAAAGGCAGCAAAGGAAGATTCAG GAACCACTGCACTAATTGCCATTCTGGAAGGATCACAGTTGATTGTGGCTAATGTTGGAGACTCTCGGGGTGTTATGTGCGATGCCACAGGTAACGCTGTGCCACTGTCATTCGACCACAAACCTAATAGG
- the LOC109029578 gene encoding protein phosphatase 1L isoform X1: protein MGIFQRSWADLISYSFKAMDPINVFRSSCLIGLKYIKGDIIDYEKLLNDVILSTDEALMKASKAAKEDSGTTALIAILEGSQLIVANVGDSRGVMCDATGNAVPLSFDHKPNRGDEKERIEKEGGGVKFKNGKWMLDGWIEMLRTLGNRLDKFNGLIATPEVLTFYLSDYKPQFLVLATDGLYNVMRNDQIIAFIQARLDEEYYGAKSLVRYAYHHKGPKITSRSWW, encoded by the exons atgggcatatttcagagaagttgggccgatttgatatcatactcctttaaagcgatggatccaataaacgtgttcaggtcatcatgccttatag GTCTGAAATATATCAAAGGAGACATCATTGACTACGAAAAGCTTTTAAACGACGTGATCTTATCAACAGACGAAGCTTTAATGAAAGCATCAAAGGCAGCAAAGGAAGATTCAG GAACCACTGCACTAATTGCCATTCTGGAAGGATCACAGTTGATTGTGGCTAATGTTGGAGACTCTCGGGGTGTTATGTGCGATGCCACAGGTAACGCTGTGCCACTGTCATTCGACCACAAACCTAATAGG GGAGACGAGAAGGAAAGAATTGAGaaagaagggggaggggtcaAATTCAAGAACGGCAAATGGATGCTTGATGGATGGATAGAGATGTTAAGAACATTAGGTAATCGGCTTGACAAATTCAATGGTCTCATCGCAACCCCTGAAGTTCTGACTTTCTATCTCTCCGATTATAAGCCGCAGTTTTTAGTTTTAGCAACGGACGGCCTCTACAACGTCATGAGGAATGATCAAATAATCGCTTTCATTCAAGCAAGGCTCGATGAGGAATATTACGGGGCGAAAAGTTTGGTGCGGTATGCGTATCACCACAAGGGTCCAAAGATAACATCACGGTCATGGTGGTGA